The Ruminococcaceae bacterium BL-4 region ATACGCTGCCTGCGGCGAACCATACCAAGAACAGTTTCCACATGAATTTCATCCAACGGTCATAAGGGACATTGCCGGCACTTAAAATGCCCATCAACGCAGTGGAAGTGGGGAGAACGTAGTTGCAGAAACCATCGCCGAAGTTGAAAGTCAGAATGCAGGTTTGCCGGGTGACATGAAGTAGATCAGCCAGAGGGGCCATGATAGGCATAACCGCTGCTGCCTGGCCGCTTCCGCTGGTCAAAACCACGTTGATCAGGGTATTGGCAAACAGCATACCTACACTTAGAAGTGTTGGGGGCAGACCACCGAGCATGGTTGTCATACTGTGAACGATGGTATCTGTGATGCCGCCGGCGGCCAAAATCGCGCCGATACTGCGGGCCATGCCGATGATAAAGCCCGCACCGAGCATCTTTTTACAGCCAGCCAAAAATTCAGTGCAGATCTTATTGGCACTAAATCCAGCTAGAATGCCAATTACCACTGCTAGTACCAAAAATACGGCCGACTGTTGTGAAAAGCTCCAATTTAGATTGGTGCAGCCATAGACGATGACTCCCAGTGCAACGATCAGAGCTGCAATAGAAAGACTTTTACGAACGTCCATATGGCCGAAGTCATCGAGGTTTGCCTTTTTAAATTCACTCTGTTTATCTAGGTCGTACATGGGGCTGGCGGTAGGATCTTTCTGGATCTTTTTTGCATAACGAACCAGCCATAAGCAAGTAATAATATAGAATACCACAAAGCAAACCCAGCGGTAACCAATGCCGCTGTAAGGAGGCAGTCCGGCAATCTTTTGTGCCACCAGCGTGGTGCTGACATTTAGGGTGCCGGTGGAGAAGCCGATGGCGCCGCCCAGCAGAATAATTCCAACACCTACGATACTATCCAGCCCAAGGCTGAGGGCAAGCATGACCATAATTGGGGCAAATCCAATAAATGTATTTACGGCCTGCGTGGTACAGATCAGGGCAAATACAAGCATTAGCAACGGAACGAAAATTTCTACCCGTTGGCTGTATTTGCGTGCGACCTTTGCAACCAGCGCCTGCAAGGCTCCTGCACTGGTAAGCATGTAAATCGCACCACCACTAAATAACACCACCAAGATCAGATCTGCATTGTCAACGAAGGCTTTGACAATAGTAAAAGGGACCGATAGCGGATTGACCGATGTGCTATCCACATAAGAGAAATTGTCTGCATTTACGACTTTTATGCCGTTGCCATTATCATACCGTTCGTACTTACCGCTGGGAATGACCCAAGTCAAAAGTACCGCTGCCAAGATGATGATAAGCAGGATGACAAAGGTATGAGGCATTTGAAAAGATTTTTTGGGCTTTGTTTTTTCCGCTTTTTCCAACATAATTCCAACTCCTTTTTTGTATTGAGCCTTGCTATCACCTGTTTTCTCAATTATAATAAAGTAAAAAAAGAAAGACAAAACAATTATTTTTATAAATATCATTGATAAAAGCTATGATTTTAAAAAGGGGGGACGAGCAAGATGAATCTAAAAGAACAGGAATATATGTTGGCGCTGGGTCGCCACGGCAGCCTGACCGGTGCCGCACAGGAGCTGTGGATTACCCAGCCAACACTGAGTGTTTTCCTCAATCGTCTGGAAAAGAGCATGGGGGTCCAGCTTTTTCAAAGGGTTGGGAAAAGGCTGGTGCCAACGGCTGCGGGGCGCGAATACTTGGTTTGTGCACATCAGATGGAACTGATGAAGATGGATTTTGATAGGAAGCTTTCTCAATTTGTGAGAGGAGATCGAGGAGTTCTGCATGTGGGCAGTATGCGTCACCGCAATTTGTATTTATTTCCACGTCTCATCCGTAATTTCCAGAATATTTATCCGGGAATCCAGGTCATTTTGTATGATTCTAGTCCAACAGATTTGGAGAAAATGCTGAAAGATGGCGATTTAGATCTGATACTGACGAATCAGCCGGTCGAAAATCCATCCCTTTCTGTGCATCCCATTTATGAGGATCATCTAGGGATAGTTTTGGGTGCCGCTAGAGTCGCTAAACTGAGACATCACGAAAAATGGGAACGCAATATGCAGTATTTGGATCTG contains the following coding sequences:
- a CDS encoding conserved membrane protein of unknown function (Evidence 4 : Unknown function but conserved in other organisms) → MLEKAEKTKPKKSFQMPHTFVILLIIILAAVLLTWVIPSGKYERYDNGNGIKVVNADNFSYVDSTSVNPLSVPFTIVKAFVDNADLILVVLFSGGAIYMLTSAGALQALVAKVARKYSQRVEIFVPLLMLVFALICTTQAVNTFIGFAPIMVMLALSLGLDSIVGVGIILLGGAIGFSTGTLNVSTTLVAQKIAGLPPYSGIGYRWVCFVVFYIITCLWLVRYAKKIQKDPTASPMYDLDKQSEFKKANLDDFGHMDVRKSLSIAALIVALGVIVYGCTNLNWSFSQQSAVFLVLAVVIGILAGFSANKICTEFLAGCKKMLGAGFIIGMARSIGAILAAGGITDTIVHSMTTMLGGLPPTLLSVGMLFANTLINVVLTSGSGQAAAVMPIMAPLADLLHVTRQTCILTFNFGDGFCNYVLPTSTALMGILSAGNVPYDRWMKFMWKLFLVWFAAGSVLAVIAQMMNYGPM
- a CDS encoding HTH lysR-type domain-containing protein produces the protein MNLKEQEYMLALGRHGSLTGAAQELWITQPTLSVFLNRLEKSMGVQLFQRVGKRLVPTAAGREYLVCAHQMELMKMDFDRKLSQFVRGDRGVLHVGSMRHRNLYLFPRLIRNFQNIYPGIQVILYDSSPTDLEKMLKDGDLDLILTNQPVENPSLSVHPIYEDHLGIVLGAARVAKLRHHEKWERNMQYLDLRVVQDDLFYILPRPHSVRLIAENAFHYAGIHPAHVREVSNIDLGCQLAAENLGAAFTMESYYRYFSYPKPTKCFFVGDPKLNIKWSIAFRKKATVPSYMKDFMELLKEQMRDVNLREFYSR